Below is a genomic region from Telmatobacter sp. DSM 110680.
AGATCATCCGCGCTTCAAGTCCCTGGGGATCGCGTGCACCATCTCCAGCGGTAATGCGGTATTTCAGGCGCATCCCGCCCAGCTTGTTGAGGGAAGAAAGGAATCCAGCGATTTTTTGTGCAGCCTGCTGCAGGTCGGCGATTGGCATAACGGACTAGTATCGCAGAACCAGCCGGGGTGGCGTGTGCAGAATTCTACTTCCGTCGCATGCGGACATCGCAACCACTCAGCTATTGCGCACCTGCGGGGTTAAATACTCCGGCCCAACCGGGTCCGTCACCGACTCCGCCACAATGCAATCGATCTCTGCCATGGTCGAAGCGTCGATCTTCCAGCCCATAACGCCAGCGACCGCATCTAGTTGATCGGGGCGCTTGGCCCCCCACAGTGCCACCGAGATTCCGGGACGATCGAGCACCCACCGCGCTGCCAATTGAGCCAGCGATTTTCCGTAGCGATCGCGGGCCAGTCCAGCCAGCCTCTCGACCGCCGTCATATATTGACTAAACTGCGGCTCCTGGAATTTTGGATCGACAGCGCGAATGTCTCCCGGTTCGAACTTCATGCCGCGATGGATGCGACCACCCAGAAGGCTTCGGCACAACGAACTGTAGGTCAGCACCGCAACTCCGTTGGCGGCGCACCAAGGCAAAGTTGCACCGTCGATTTCGCGCTCGAAGATGTTGTAGGGCGGCTGGTCCGAAGCAAGCGGGACTACACTGCGAAATTCTTCCATCTGCTGCGCGCTGAAATTGCTGACTCCGAGAGCCCGCACTTTTCCCTCCCGCTGAAACTCCGCGAGCACGCCAGCTGTTTCCGCGATGGGCACCAGGGTATCCGGCCAATGAATCTGATAGAGGTCGATATAGTCGGTGCCGAGTCGGCGGAGGCTGTCCTCAATCTCGCGCCTCAACCGTGCCGGCGTGGAGTTGGCAAACACGCCGCGGTCGTTCCAATCGAGACCGGCCTTGGTCGCAATATAGAACCCTTCGCGACGTCCGTGAGCTCTCATGACCTTGCCGACAATCTCTTCAGCACGCCCACGGCCGTAGATCGGAGCGGTATCGATCAGGTTCATACCGCGTTCGATCGCGCTCAGGCATGTGGCAATCGCTGCATCTTCGGCAACGGCGCCCCATTCTGAACCGCCGATCGCCCAGGTTCCCAGCCCTACACGCGAGACTTCTATGCCCGCAATTCTTGTAGTTTCCATGCACAGTCATCTTATGCGCGTCGGGGCGCATTTGGCCCTAATTGCAATAGATTCATCAAGGACTCAGGTGAAATTAAGGTTTTACCTATATGCTGATTTCCTGTGCCGATCGACTTCAATCCAGAGCCCGGTCTGAGACGCGTTATCTTTCCCGCCCTGCTCGGCGCGTCGCTTCTCGCTCCGTTTTCTTTCGTCGCTGCAATCGCAAATGCGCAGGCTCCGTCGCAAGCCCCCTCGCAAACAACGGTACAAGCCGCGCAGCCGGATCCAGCTGCAGCATCGCAGCCCATTGTCATCACGCTTGACGAGGCTTTGAAACGCGCGCAATCCAGTGAACCGACTTATGCCATGGCCGTGGCGGACAGCAAAGTTGCGAGGCTCGATCGCTCCATTGCCCGTGCCGGTTTGCTGCCCAGCGCGACCTATCACAACCAGGCTCTTTACACGCAGCCCAATGGCCTCTCAAACCAAGCCGGCCAAGGCACCGGGTCTCAGCCTTCTCCAATCTTCATCGCCAATAATGCCGTGCACGAATACGCAAGCCAGGCAGTAATCAACGAAGACATCGGCCTCGCGCAGATATCCGCCGTACGTCGCGCAGATGCCGCCGCCGCAGTTGCTACAGCAGAGATGGAAATTGCACGTCGCGGGCTGGTCTCCACCGTAACTGGTCTTTACTACGGACTGGCCGCCGCAAATAAAAAGCTCGCCATTGCGGAGCGCGCCAAGGCTGAGGCCGACGACTTCGTCAAACTCACCAGCGAGCGCGAACAAGCCCGCGAAGCCGCACACGCCGATACCGTAAAAGCTCAGCTTGAGCAGCAGACGCGCGAGCGCGAACTCTCCGACGCGAAGATCGGCGCCGGCAAAGCGCGCCTTGAGCTTGCAGTTCTGCTCTTCCCCGATCCGCGCACTGAATACACCATCAACGTGTCGGAAAATCCCGCACCACTCGCGGCCCGCGCCGATGTCAATCAGCTCGCCGCCAAAAACAATGCGGAACTGAAGAGTGCTCTTGCAACCTTGCAATTGAGCAGCGCAGATGTCCTGGCTGCACGAGGCGCTTATCTACCCGGCCTCGGCCTCAACTACACCTATGGCATCGATGCGCCGCAGTTTGCTGTGAAGGGTCCCGACAACGTAAACAACCTTGGCTACTCGGCCTCGATCACTCTCGATATTCCTGTGTGGGACTGGCTGGCCACAGAGCACAAGGTAAAGCAAAGCGAGATAAAACGCGACGCCGCCAAAGTGGCGCTCACGGCAACACAGCGCCGCATGGTCGCGCAACTGGACGAAGCCTATGCCGAAGCTCAGGCTGCCCGCGATCAGCTCGCGTCTCTCGACCTCAGCGTCGCCACTGCAGCGGAAAGCCTGCGCCTTACCAGGATGCGTTACACCGGCGGCGAGGCTACGGTGCTCGAAGTTGTCGATGCCCAATCAGCTTTCATCACCGCTCAGAATGCCCGTGAAGACGGGCGCGTGCGATACGAAGCAGCACTTTCGGGACTGCAGACCCTGACTGGAATCAAGTAAGCCCATGAACAAACTGATCCGAATCGACCACCGTTTCCGCACGCGCAGCAGGCAATGCATGATGCTCGATGCACGCGCATTTTCCGCGGCTTTGCTGCTCGCGCTCGTCTTCGCCGCCGGCTGCAAGAAAGAAGAGACGCCCGCGCCGGAGATCACTGTGCAGGCTGAGCATCCTGAACAGGGCACGATCTCCGATCACATCACCGCCGACGCGATTCTTGCTCCCCTTGCGCAGGCGGCGATCGTGCCCAAGATAAGTGCGCCCGTCAAGAAGTTCTACGTCCAGCGCGGAGCGAAGGTGAAAGAAGGCCAGCTTCTCGCAGTGCTTGAGAATGGTGACCTCATCGGAGCGGCACAAGATAACAAGGGTTCCTACGAGGCTGCGCAAGCGGCCTACGCAACCGCGACCCGGGCACAGGTGCCTGAAGACGCGCAAAAGGCGGAACTGGACTACGCCCAGGCCAAGGCTAATCTCGACCTCAACAACAGCATCGTAAACAGCCGTAAGCAACTCTTTGCCGAGGGCGCCATCCCCGGCCGCGATTTGGACACAGCGCAGGCTGCACTGGTGCAGGCACAAGCTGCATATGATGCCGCAGCGAAGCACCTCGAGTCCATGAAGAACGTCAGCCACGAAGCCGCGCTCAAATCCGCAGAGGGCCAGCTCACGTCGGCAGAAGGCAAATACAAGGGTGCGGAGGCGCAGGTTAATTTCACTGAGATTCGCAGCCCCATTAACGGCACCATCACCGATCGTCCGCTTTACGCCGGCGAAACACCGGCAGCCGGCGCGCCGCTGATCACTGTAATGGATACCTCATCTCTGCTGGCCAAGGCGCATATCGCGCAGAGCCTTGCTCAGCAGATGAAGATTGGCGACTCCGCAACACTCATGGTTCCCGGCATCAAGGATCCCGTGGACGCCAACGTGACGCTGATCAGTCCGGCACTCGATCCTGGGAGTACGACCCTTGAAATCTGGCTCAAGGTCGACAACAAAAAAGCCACGTTGAAAGTCGGCACGCCCGTCAAAGTCTCCATCACCGGACACACCGTCGAGAACGCATTGAAGGTGCCCGCGTCTTCTATCCTCACCGCGCAGGACGGCACGAAATCCGTCATGGTGGTTGGTACTGACAGCACCGCTCACAAAAGGTCAGTCGAACTCGGAATTCAGGACGGCGATGACGTTCAGATCACCAAGGGCCTGACGACCGCGGACACGGTCATCACCGGCGGCGCCTATGGGCTCGATGATGGTTCGAAGGTAAAGGTCGGCAAGGCCGACGATGATGACGCCAAGCCCGGCGCCGGCACGGGAGGCGACAAGGACTGATGTCGATCGCCACCCCAGCACCTGTTGCGCACGAAGAATCATTCTGGCTGGTTCACTTCACGCGGCCCATATTTTTCTTCGCGGCGATCCTCACCATCGCAGGCGTTTATGCAGCTCTGCAGGTGCCCATCTCTGTCTTTCCAGAGACAAGTTTCCCTCGTGTAGTCATCGGCATCGATAACGGAGTGATGCCCGTCGAACAGATGGAAGTCACGATCACGCGACCCATTGAAGATGCGGTGAATTCCGTCCCTGGCCTCGTCACCGTGCGCTCAACCACCAGCCGCGGATCAGCCGAAGTCAGCCTCTTCTTCGACTGGAACGTGGACATGTACCGGGAACTGCAGTTGACGGATGCTGCTCTCAGCAAGGTCGAGCAGACGCTTCCGTCGACCGCGCGCATCACCACCAACCGTCTCACCTTCGCCACGTTTCCGATTCTCGGATACAGCCTCACCTCCGATACCGTTCCGCAGACGCAGCTATGGGAGCTGGCCACCTACGATCTAAAGCCGCCGCTGAATCGCGTCCTTGGCGTCAGCACCGTGACGGTGCAGGGTGGACAGGTGCCAGAGTTTGGGGTGACGCCCGATCCCGCGCTGCTGGCGGCTAACGGAGTGACCGTTACCGATCTCGTCAACGCGATTCAGGCTTCGAATATTGTCGATTCACCAGGTCTGTACGAAGCAAACCATGAACTCATCCTCGGCCTCGTAGGCGCGCAGGTACACGATGCGGAGGGCCTCCGCCAGCTTGTAGTGAAAACCACCGCCGCCGGCGCTCCGGTGCGCGTGGCCGACGTGGCTACGGTCGGTCCTTCAACGCTTCCCATCTACACCACCGTCACGGCAAATGGGAAGAATGCAGTCCTGCTCAATATTGCGCGCCAGCCCTCATCAAACACGGTTGCAGTCGCCGACGCAGTGAGCGCTGAACTCACGCAGTTGCGCAAGAAACTGCCGCCCGGCGTCAGGCTTGAGCCCTTCTACGACCAGTCGCAGCTGGTTCGCGACAGCATATCGAGCGTGCGCGATGCCATCTTCATCGGGCTCATTCTCGCGTGCATTATCCTCTTCCTCTTCCTGCGCGACTGGTCTTCGTCCCTAATCGCGGGCCTTGTTATCCCCGTCACGGTGGCCGTTACCATCCTTGTGCTTTGGGCTATCGGCCAAAGCTTCAACCTTATGACGCTCGGTGGTCTTGCAGCCGCCATCGGCCTCGTCATCGACGACGCCATCGTTGTTGTCGAAAACATCGTGATGCATCGCGACAACGGCGAGCCTCGTGCCAGCGCC
It encodes:
- a CDS encoding aldo/keto reductase; protein product: METTRIAGIEVSRVGLGTWAIGGSEWGAVAEDAAIATCLSAIERGMNLIDTAPIYGRGRAEEIVGKVMRAHGRREGFYIATKAGLDWNDRGVFANSTPARLRREIEDSLRRLGTDYIDLYQIHWPDTLVPIAETAGVLAEFQREGKVRALGVSNFSAQQMEEFRSVVPLASDQPPYNIFEREIDGATLPWCAANGVAVLTYSSLCRSLLGGRIHRGMKFEPGDIRAVDPKFQEPQFSQYMTAVERLAGLARDRYGKSLAQLAARWVLDRPGISVALWGAKRPDQLDAVAGVMGWKIDASTMAEIDCIVAESVTDPVGPEYLTPQVRNS
- a CDS encoding TolC family protein; amino-acid sequence: MPIDFNPEPGLRRVIFPALLGASLLAPFSFVAAIANAQAPSQAPSQTTVQAAQPDPAAASQPIVITLDEALKRAQSSEPTYAMAVADSKVARLDRSIARAGLLPSATYHNQALYTQPNGLSNQAGQGTGSQPSPIFIANNAVHEYASQAVINEDIGLAQISAVRRADAAAAVATAEMEIARRGLVSTVTGLYYGLAAANKKLAIAERAKAEADDFVKLTSEREQAREAAHADTVKAQLEQQTRERELSDAKIGAGKARLELAVLLFPDPRTEYTINVSENPAPLAARADVNQLAAKNNAELKSALATLQLSSADVLAARGAYLPGLGLNYTYGIDAPQFAVKGPDNVNNLGYSASITLDIPVWDWLATEHKVKQSEIKRDAAKVALTATQRRMVAQLDEAYAEAQAARDQLASLDLSVATAAESLRLTRMRYTGGEATVLEVVDAQSAFITAQNAREDGRVRYEAALSGLQTLTGIK
- a CDS encoding efflux RND transporter periplasmic adaptor subunit; amino-acid sequence: MNKLIRIDHRFRTRSRQCMMLDARAFSAALLLALVFAAGCKKEETPAPEITVQAEHPEQGTISDHITADAILAPLAQAAIVPKISAPVKKFYVQRGAKVKEGQLLAVLENGDLIGAAQDNKGSYEAAQAAYATATRAQVPEDAQKAELDYAQAKANLDLNNSIVNSRKQLFAEGAIPGRDLDTAQAALVQAQAAYDAAAKHLESMKNVSHEAALKSAEGQLTSAEGKYKGAEAQVNFTEIRSPINGTITDRPLYAGETPAAGAPLITVMDTSSLLAKAHIAQSLAQQMKIGDSATLMVPGIKDPVDANVTLISPALDPGSTTLEIWLKVDNKKATLKVGTPVKVSITGHTVENALKVPASSILTAQDGTKSVMVVGTDSTAHKRSVELGIQDGDDVQITKGLTTADTVITGGAYGLDDGSKVKVGKADDDDAKPGAGTGGDKD